A stretch of Antennarius striatus isolate MH-2024 chromosome 6, ASM4005453v1, whole genome shotgun sequence DNA encodes these proteins:
- the capn12 gene encoding calpain-12 produces the protein MANDKDAPLGSIENPIKFMDQDFRTLLEECVRSGQLFADPVFPAAHKSIGMPEDPDPSKSIKWQRPKEISENAVFVEGTTGTTDICQGQLGNCWLLAALSCLTMHPKLFVKVVPPGQSLSESYAGIFHFRFWQYGEWVEVVVDDKLPVRQGRLLFSYSHTRNEYWSALVEKAYAKLMGSYGSLKGGNISEGMEDFTGGIAYSMEVSSRTPRVLWRSLTAALSRGSLISCFIQASSYQEVGKVTGDGLIKGHAYAITDTEKVIKASEEILLLKLRNPWGFVEYRGPWSDKSKEWDKVDKEQKERIELKKKEDGDFWIGAEALCSLFDIVELCSVNPDTLVEGNAPPSPAPLATWTISEHDGVWVSGSSAGGSRRYHKSFWQNPQFQLTLTEQDQSDDEDEDDEDDEDDEDDEEMMTPEEKKRKEKQTQKAKKCTVLVELLQKDRRKKNKVNFRYIAFHVYKVTPALFSQFVCSFIERVYYSIEITLLFVYSQVPPELQGVCLSRNFFMTNRPVGRSGKYKAQRGVWRKMHLDPGDYIIVASTYRPNQPGDFFIRIFSKTGNTLGMQDFSCSSGFLQVMAVPVSAENKMRVQKTFDDDAGPDDRLNAKELLMLFNSALVKDYHLPLETCRQLIFGEDTEGRSSLSRKQAETLLSRLHSLQSVFFQFDEDSSGTMSPFELSLALQAIGMQCDSKIVELLSARFASGELHMPFHGFVSCVTRLRKLFALYESETSQEVKERGINPWLHQFLTV, from the exons ATGGCGAACGACAAGGATGCACCTCTGGGTTCTATTGAGAACCCGATCAAGTTCATGGATCAGGACTTCAGGACTCTCCTGGAAGAGTGTGTGAGGAGCGGACAGCTGTTTGCTGACCCGGTGTTTCCAGCTGCCCACAAATCCATCGGCATGCCAGAAGATCCGGATCCAAGCAAATCGATAAAGTGGCAGAGACCGAAG GAAATAAGTGAGAATGCTGTATTTGTGGAGGGCACAACCGGGACCACTGATATCTGTCAAGGCCAGCTGG GTAACTGCTGGCTGCTGGCGGCTCTGTCCTGTCTCACCATGCACCCTAAACTCTTCGTGAAGGTGGTTCCACCCGGTCAAAGCCTGTCGGAGTCGTATGCAGGGATCTTCCACTTCAGG TTCTGGCAGTATGGTGagtgggtggaggtggtggtggatgacAAGCTTCCAGTGCGACAGGGCCGTCTGCTCTTCAGCTACTCTCACACCCGCAACGAATACTGGAGCGCCTTGGTGGAGAAGGCCTACGCCAA GTTAATGGGGTCCTATGGAAGCCTGAAGGGGGGCAACATATCAGAGGGGATGGAGGACTTCACTGGAGGCATCGCCTACTCGATGGAGGTCTCGTCCCGGACCCCTCGAGTTCTCTGGAGGTCCCTGACGGCGGCCCTGTCTCGAGGCAGCCTGATCAGCTGCTTCATCCAG GCCAGCAGCTACCAGGAGGTTGGAAAAGTAACAGGAGATGGGCTGATCAAGGGCCACGCCTACGCCATCACCGACACTGAAAAG GTGATAAAAGCATCAGAGGAGATTCTGTTGCTGAAGTTGAGGAACCCCTGGGGTTTTGTTGAATATCGTGGACCCTGGAGTGACAA GAGTAAAGAGTGGGATAAGGTGGACAAAGAACAGAAGGAAAGGATTgagttgaagaagaaagaagatggGGATTTCTG GATCGGAGCTGAGGCCCTCTGCAGCCTGTTTGACATCGTGGAACTCTGCAGCGTCAATCCTGACACTCTAGTGGAAGGCAACGCCCCCCCATCTCCTGCCCCCCTGGCCACATGGACCATCAGTGAGCACGACGGCGTGTGGGTGTCGGGGAGCTCAGCTGGCGGTAGCCGTAGATACCACA AGTCATTCTGGCAGAATCCTCAGTTTCAGTTGACTCTCACTGAGCAGGACCAAtcagatgatgaggatgaggatgatgaagatgatgaggatgatgaagatgatgaggagatgatgactccagaggaaaagaagagaaaagagaagcagACTCAGAAAGCCAAAAAGTGCACAGTGCTTGTGGAGCTCCTGCAGAAAGacagaaggaagaaaaacaaagtgaacTTCCGCTACATCGCCTTCCACGTCTACAAGGTCACACCTGCCCTCTTCTctcagtttgtgtgttcgtttATTGAACGTGTTTATTACAGTATAGAAATAACCCttctttttgtttattcacaGGTTCCTCCTGAG CTTcagggtgtgtgtttgagccGCAACTTCTTCATGACAAATCGTCCTGTGGGTCGCTCTGGGAAATATAAGGCTCAGAG AGGTGTGTGGAGGAAGATGCACCTAGACCCTGGTGACTACATCATCGTGGCATCCACCTACAGACCCAACCAGCCGGGAGACTTCTTCATCCGCATTTTCTCCAAGACTGGAAACACTCTGGG GATGCAGGATTTTAGCTGCTCTTCCGGCTTCCTCCAG GTTATGGCAGTACCAGTCTCAGCAGAGAATAAAATGAGGGTTCAGAAGACTTTCGATGATGATGCTGGCCCA GATGACAGACTGAATGCCAAGGAGCTCCTGATGCTGTTTAATTCAG CTCTTGTCAAAGATTACCATCTGCCACTGGAGACATGCAGACAGCTCATCTTTGGAGAGGAT ACTGAAGGGCGATCCAGTCTCAGCCGTAAACAAGCAGAAACCCTGCTGTCCAGACTGCACAGTCTgcag TCTGTGTTTTTCCAGTTCGATGAGGACTCCTCAGGGACGATGAGCCCCTTTGAACTCAGTTTAGCACTGCAAGCTATTG GAATGCAATGTGACAGCAAGATAGTTGAGCTGCTGTCTGCACGGTTTGCATCGGGGGAGCTTCACATGCCATTCCACGGCTTTGTGTCATGTGTCACCAGGCTGCGCAAGCTCTTTG CCTTGTACGAATCCGAGACCAGTCAGGAGGTGAAAGAGAGGGGAATCAACCCT TGGCTCCATCAGTTCCTGACGGTGTGA